In Trichocoleus sp., the following are encoded in one genomic region:
- a CDS encoding alpha/beta fold hydrolase, whose protein sequence is MTTLPLLVSLLLTSCSSIAAISPFALLTHEASAHAKFGWTAILFPSLMATRPPSSVSISNLAPATPVMPYETAVRLFDYDRQAPLDVQEVSARSKEGVTVHDISYASPKGGRAPAFLVVPERQGSFPGIIIQHGLPGNRSNFLPYAINLAKIGAVVLVTQAAFNRSEPPNQSYPTFTERDRDTQIQLIVDLQRAVDLLSAQSKVDSDRLAYIGYSYGGMMGGILAGVERRIKAYVLAVGDGGMVTHFTRSEDKNSPFNRLSPEQKTTWLEAMLPIESIYFVPHAAPAALFFQSGLQDNIVQPSDSLHYHQTGSEPKAVKWYDAGHGLSPEAFKDQIEWLHWQVGLGRG, encoded by the coding sequence ATGACTACACTTCCCTTACTCGTTTCCTTGTTGCTGACGAGCTGTAGTTCGATCGCTGCGATTTCACCTTTTGCTTTGCTCACTCATGAAGCCTCTGCTCACGCAAAGTTCGGCTGGACTGCAATTCTCTTTCCCTCACTTATGGCAACTCGTCCTCCATCCTCTGTTTCAATTTCTAATCTGGCTCCGGCAACTCCTGTCATGCCTTATGAAACGGCAGTTCGGCTGTTTGACTACGATCGGCAGGCTCCGCTTGATGTTCAGGAAGTTTCAGCCCGATCCAAAGAAGGTGTCACCGTTCATGATATTAGCTATGCCAGCCCCAAAGGAGGTCGAGCCCCAGCTTTCTTAGTTGTGCCAGAGCGGCAGGGTTCTTTTCCTGGAATTATTATTCAGCATGGGCTTCCGGGGAACCGCTCTAATTTCTTACCCTATGCAATCAACCTGGCAAAAATTGGGGCTGTTGTCCTGGTAACACAAGCTGCCTTTAACCGTTCAGAGCCTCCCAATCAAAGTTATCCGACCTTTACAGAGCGCGATCGAGATACCCAAATACAACTGATCGTTGATTTACAGCGTGCCGTTGACTTGCTCTCTGCTCAATCAAAAGTGGATAGCGATCGGTTAGCCTACATCGGTTACAGCTATGGCGGAATGATGGGTGGTATATTAGCGGGCGTTGAGCGACGCATCAAAGCGTATGTGCTGGCAGTTGGTGATGGTGGGATGGTGACTCACTTTACCCGCTCTGAAGATAAAAACAGCCCCTTCAACCGTCTTTCTCCTGAGCAAAAAACAACTTGGCTGGAGGCAATGCTGCCGATCGAATCAATCTATTTTGTCCCTCACGCTGCCCCGGCTGCTCTGTTCTTTCAGTCAGGATTGCAGGACAATATTGTGCAACCAAGCGACAGTCTCCACTATCATCAAACTGGCAGCGAACCCAAAGCTGTAAAATGGTATGACGCAGGACATGGACTATCGCCAGAAGCCTTTAAAGATCAAATTGAATGGTTACATTGGCAGGTTGGCTTGGGTCGTGGGTGA
- a CDS encoding alpha/beta fold hydrolase produces MSHLSFIAPPGLSNGLAMTLYTALYLSHHWEQLTVEPEPTYRSRIFQGANNVPIYGWIAIPPNPKGTIVATYGITGTLENQWFLKILGRKAFARGYAIVLFDWRAHGKTAELSPTLTSDGLYEGEDFIRIAAEAKRLGCPAPFWLSGYSLGGQLALWGIKAGQTIASWGADLGLAESEFGGGAVICPSLDSNRSLTYLVKDPWGRYLEKAIARQLKKLAQEMAHYHPGSFDSAAIARANSIWGFDHELVIKRLGFSSVEEYYDASSALHQLPHLSKPTFILYAADDPMFDPSIVPDLKAIATQNSAIELAVTANGGHVGYISSRACQRRFGDRDIWWAWNRILDWVDRSAKEQKV; encoded by the coding sequence ATGAGTCACCTTTCATTTATTGCGCCACCAGGATTAAGCAATGGTCTGGCAATGACGCTGTACACTGCTTTGTACCTCAGCCATCACTGGGAGCAACTCACCGTTGAACCGGAACCAACCTATCGATCGCGCATTTTCCAGGGTGCAAACAACGTGCCAATTTACGGCTGGATTGCCATTCCACCGAACCCCAAAGGAACGATCGTCGCGACTTATGGCATTACCGGAACGCTGGAAAATCAGTGGTTTCTCAAGATTTTGGGACGTAAGGCATTTGCGCGGGGCTATGCGATCGTGCTGTTTGATTGGCGGGCACATGGCAAAACAGCAGAACTTTCTCCCACCCTCACTTCCGATGGGCTGTACGAAGGGGAAGATTTCATTCGGATCGCAGCTGAGGCAAAACGGCTTGGTTGTCCGGCTCCCTTCTGGCTATCGGGCTACTCGCTAGGCGGTCAGTTGGCGTTATGGGGCATCAAAGCAGGACAAACGATCGCCTCCTGGGGAGCAGATTTAGGCTTAGCAGAATCAGAATTTGGCGGCGGCGCAGTGATTTGTCCCAGTCTAGATTCCAATCGATCGCTGACTTATTTAGTTAAAGATCCCTGGGGTCGGTATCTGGAAAAGGCAATTGCGCGGCAGCTCAAAAAGCTGGCTCAAGAAATGGCTCACTATCACCCTGGTTCGTTCGATTCAGCAGCGATCGCTCGCGCCAACAGCATTTGGGGATTTGATCACGAATTAGTGATTAAACGATTGGGCTTCTCGTCCGTTGAGGAATACTATGATGCCAGCAGTGCGCTACATCAGTTGCCGCATTTAAGCAAACCAACGTTCATTCTTTATGCCGCCGATGACCCCATGTTTGACCCATCGATCGTTCCCGATTTAAAGGCAATTGCAACTCAAAATTCCGCGATCGAGCTTGCCGTAACTGCAAACGGTGGACATGTTGGCTATATCAGCAGTCGAGCTTGTCAAAGACGTTTTGGCGATCGAGATATTTGGTGGGCTTGGAATCGGATTTTGGATTGGGTTGATCGATCGGCTAAAGAACAAAAAGTATGA